A genomic stretch from candidate division KSB1 bacterium includes:
- the larE gene encoding ATP-dependent sacrificial sulfur transferase LarE, with the protein MEQFGKYAQVQKFIKNLKRLIIAFSGGIDSTLVLKVAYDVLGRPNVLAVTADSPSVPRKELGEASRLAKLIGARHWVIETGEMQNHNYLQNPVNRCYFCKSELYSKLAEIARREKFQFIANGTNFDDLGDYRPGLQAAEEFQVISPLKEAQLTKAEVRLLAKKLNLEIWDKPASPCLSSRIPYGSAVTARKLAMIEKAEDFLKGFHIKDLRVRHFGARARIEVPKKELVFIEKNFHKISAKFKTIGFDKIDLAEFKSGSLNAGLNLNV; encoded by the coding sequence ATGGAACAATTTGGCAAATACGCTCAGGTACAGAAGTTTATAAAAAATCTCAAGCGGCTCATCATCGCTTTTTCAGGCGGTATCGACAGCACTCTGGTGTTAAAAGTTGCCTATGATGTTTTAGGCCGCCCCAACGTCTTGGCTGTAACTGCGGATTCACCGTCCGTCCCGAGAAAAGAATTGGGCGAGGCCAGCCGACTTGCCAAATTAATAGGTGCGCGGCATTGGGTCATTGAGACTGGGGAGATGCAAAACCACAACTACCTGCAAAATCCAGTCAACCGCTGCTACTTTTGTAAATCCGAACTTTATTCGAAGCTTGCAGAAATTGCCCGGCGAGAGAAATTTCAATTTATCGCGAATGGAACGAACTTTGATGATTTAGGCGACTACCGCCCCGGCCTGCAAGCCGCAGAAGAATTTCAAGTAATCAGCCCCCTTAAAGAAGCTCAATTGACCAAGGCAGAGGTTAGACTTTTGGCGAAAAAATTAAACCTGGAAATTTGGGATAAACCGGCGAGCCCGTGTTTGTCATCGCGAATTCCTTATGGCAGTGCGGTTACGGCCAGGAAACTGGCAATGATTGAAAAGGCGGAAGATTTTTTGAAAGGCTTTCATATCAAGGATTTGCGGGTTCGGCATTTCGGCGCCAGGGCCAGAATTGAAGTTCCTAAAAAAGAGCTCGTTTTTATCGAAAAGAATTTTCATAAAATTTCAGCAAAATTCAAAACGATCGGGTTTGACAAGATTGACCTGGCAGAATTTAAAAGCGGCTCTTTGAATGCGGGATTAAATCTCAATGTATAA
- the larB gene encoding nickel pincer cofactor biosynthesis protein LarB, whose product MYKQQIREILNRVKDERIAVDDALSRLENLPYEDLGFANLDHHRALRKGFPEVVFCQNKRPEHVVEILKKLSVNHDVLATRASDEIFQVVKDKFPSAECNEIARTIVVKHAKSNGKKITRNKILIVSAGTSDMPVAEEAAVTAEVTGNPVEKLYDVGVAGIQRLLGNKDKIDKANVLIVIAGMDGVLPAVVTGLVDKPVIAVPTSVGYGASFEGVAPLLTMLNACSPGVVVVNIDNGFGAGYFASLINR is encoded by the coding sequence ATGTATAAGCAGCAAATTAGAGAAATACTGAACCGTGTGAAAGATGAACGGATTGCTGTTGACGATGCTCTCTCAAGACTGGAAAATCTTCCTTATGAAGACTTAGGTTTTGCGAATCTCGATCACCACCGGGCTTTGCGAAAGGGGTTTCCCGAAGTCGTATTCTGTCAAAATAAGCGACCGGAACATGTGGTTGAGATTCTTAAAAAATTATCAGTCAATCATGATGTCCTGGCAACTCGTGCCTCAGATGAAATCTTTCAAGTTGTAAAAGACAAGTTTCCGAGTGCCGAGTGCAACGAAATTGCCAGAACAATTGTAGTTAAACATGCAAAATCAAACGGCAAGAAAATAACCCGAAATAAAATTCTGATCGTCAGCGCCGGAACCTCGGATATGCCGGTAGCAGAAGAGGCGGCAGTCACCGCCGAGGTAACCGGCAACCCGGTAGAAAAACTTTATGACGTGGGTGTGGCCGGAATCCAACGCCTTCTCGGCAATAAAGACAAAATCGACAAAGCAAATGTGCTCATCGTCATTGCGGGCATGGACGGGGTTTTGCCTGCAGTCGTGACCGGACTCGTAGACAAACCGGTGATTGCGGTGCCGACTTCTGTTGGGTACGGCGCCAGTTTTGAGGGTGTTGCTCCCCTTCTGACCATGCTCAATGCTTGTTCGCCGGGAGTTGTGGTTGTGAATATCGACAACGGCTTTGGGGCCGGGTATTTTGCTTCGTTGATAAATCGATAA